In Halocalculus aciditolerans, the following are encoded in one genomic region:
- a CDS encoding sulfite exporter TauE/SafE family protein produces MTPPLAPPLFAFSSLPPSSAFSPLFLPLHAGGALTAGRVELGVFLLIGVFGGAHCIGMCGPLVTAYTRQFATDDSAPTWFELRQHALFNLGRTASYAAIGGLFGLLGATAYSTVDVVLAAGTGLRAVTGLLVGGFVLSTGLAYLSGRPGLLGHVSTPLDRHVATLSTRVDAWAGSSRIVGLGLLHGLLPCPLIYPAFLYALARGDPLTGVVALAALGLGTVPAVFLYATVLGSVDAATRTRLHRALGLAFLLLAWMPIAHSLALLGVHVPHFELPYYQPLT; encoded by the coding sequence GTGACACCCCCGCTCGCCCCGCCGCTCTTCGCGTTCTCTTCGCTCCCGCCGTCCTCCGCGTTCTCCCCGCTCTTCCTCCCGCTCCACGCGGGCGGCGCGCTCACCGCCGGTCGCGTCGAACTCGGCGTCTTCCTCCTCATCGGCGTCTTCGGCGGCGCGCACTGCATCGGGATGTGCGGCCCCCTCGTCACCGCCTACACCCGCCAGTTCGCCACCGACGACTCGGCCCCCACCTGGTTCGAACTCCGCCAACACGCGCTCTTCAACCTCGGCCGCACCGCCAGCTACGCCGCCATCGGCGGCCTCTTCGGCCTCCTCGGCGCGACCGCCTACTCGACCGTCGACGTCGTCCTCGCCGCCGGCACCGGGCTCCGCGCCGTCACCGGCCTCCTCGTCGGCGGCTTCGTCCTCTCCACGGGTCTCGCCTACCTCTCCGGCCGCCCCGGCCTTCTCGGTCACGTCTCCACGCCCCTCGACCGCCACGTCGCCACCCTCTCCACGCGCGTCGACGCCTGGGCCGGCTCCTCCCGGATTGTGGGTCTCGGCCTCCTCCACGGCCTCCTCCCCTGTCCCCTCATCTATCCCGCCTTCCTCTACGCCCTCGCCCGCGGCGACCCGCTCACCGGCGTCGTCGCCCTCGCCGCCCTCGGCCTCGGCACCGTCCCCGCCGTCTTCCTCTACGCCACCGTCCTCGGCTCCGTCGACGCCGCCACCCGAACCCGCCTCCACCGCGCGCTCGGCCTTGCCTTCCTCCTCCTCGCCTGGATGCCCATCGCCCACAGCCTCGCCCTCCTCGGCGTCCACGTCCCACACTTCGAACTCCCCTACTACCAGCCGCTCACCTGA
- a CDS encoding DUF7405 family protein, which translates to MHRGKGLDRRSFVKAAVAIGGASALSACLDRTENPDVPTGDVSSVPERQHAWGDSLARDDAGNAAPPTHRLLLLFDYDGDGTPTQGERETVANALGTLDRAYAWSNTGLLSAMAYSPAYFERFDAELSGVELPAPEALASFEDPVLDTPDAVLYLASDHGHVLLAAEEALTGEAETLNGVDVAGALTEVFSVATRRTGFKGAGQPAAHQDVDGVPDSEPVPEDAPLYMGFKSDYRQTQAPEDRVTIPEGAFAGGTTLHASHMTLDLGQWYEQDDRYQRVGKMFAPYHAKHGVVDGVGDNLGTDAAMDQAKPAEDAANEDGLVGHAQKLFSLRENDRPLLLRRDFDSTDGGHAGLHFLSFQRTIDEFVRTREAMNGTDLAESTPVGQRNNNGILQYIDVTHRGNYLVPPRSIRALPTPEGLDA; encoded by the coding sequence ATGCATCGGGGAAAGGGGCTCGACCGGCGGTCGTTCGTGAAGGCCGCGGTCGCCATCGGGGGCGCGAGCGCGCTTTCTGCGTGTCTGGACCGGACGGAGAATCCGGACGTGCCGACGGGGGACGTTTCGAGCGTTCCCGAGCGCCAGCACGCGTGGGGCGACTCTCTCGCGCGGGACGACGCGGGGAACGCCGCGCCGCCGACGCACCGCCTCCTCTTACTCTTCGACTACGACGGCGACGGCACGCCGACGCAGGGAGAACGGGAGACCGTCGCAAACGCGCTCGGGACGCTCGACCGGGCGTACGCGTGGAGTAATACTGGGTTGCTCTCGGCGATGGCGTACTCGCCCGCGTACTTCGAGCGCTTCGACGCCGAACTATCGGGCGTCGAGCTTCCCGCGCCCGAGGCGTTGGCGTCCTTCGAGGACCCCGTCCTCGACACGCCCGACGCGGTGCTCTACCTGGCGAGCGACCACGGCCACGTCCTCCTCGCCGCCGAGGAAGCCCTCACTGGCGAGGCGGAGACGCTGAACGGCGTCGACGTCGCGGGCGCGCTCACCGAGGTGTTCTCGGTCGCGACGCGGCGCACGGGCTTCAAGGGCGCGGGCCAGCCCGCCGCCCACCAGGACGTCGACGGCGTCCCCGACTCCGAGCCCGTTCCCGAGGACGCCCCGCTCTACATGGGGTTCAAATCCGACTACCGGCAGACGCAGGCCCCCGAGGACCGCGTCACCATCCCCGAGGGGGCCTTCGCGGGCGGCACGACCCTCCACGCCTCCCACATGACGCTCGACCTCGGGCAGTGGTACGAGCAGGACGACCGCTACCAGCGCGTCGGCAAGATGTTCGCCCCCTACCACGCGAAACACGGCGTCGTCGACGGCGTCGGCGACAACCTCGGCACTGACGCGGCGATGGACCAGGCCAAACCCGCCGAAGACGCCGCGAACGAAGACGGCCTCGTCGGCCACGCCCAGAAGCTGTTCAGTCTCCGCGAGAACGACCGCCCGCTCCTCCTCCGCCGCGACTTCGACTCCACCGACGGCGGTCACGCCGGCCTCCACTTCCTCTCCTTCCAGCGCACCATCGACGAGTTCGTGCGGACGCGCGAAGCGATGAACGGCACCGACCTCGCCGAGTCCACGCCCGTCGGCCAGCGCAACAACAACGGCATCCTCCAGTACATCGACGTCACGCACCGAGGCAACTACCTCGTTCCGCCCCGCTCGATTCGCGCGCTCCCCACTCCGGAGGGTCTCGATGCGTAG
- a CDS encoding DUF7342 family protein: MSERGNENTQSSMTRGERVRAAARTLRTPRTASWVADETGVSVKTAQKYLDQLVEDNVLRRIEQGDQTCYCVDQLMATYREIAALQREHDREALTSALESMREKITEWQVSYDVETPGELRASIADLDDAEEIETRRETAAEWEHLDERIPVVRAALTEYDWASEHDTIPV, encoded by the coding sequence ATGTCCGAGAGGGGGAACGAGAACACACAGTCGTCGATGACACGCGGAGAGCGCGTCCGCGCAGCAGCCCGCACGCTACGTACGCCCCGGACCGCCTCTTGGGTCGCCGACGAGACCGGCGTCTCAGTCAAGACCGCCCAGAAGTACCTCGACCAGCTCGTCGAAGACAACGTCCTGCGGCGAATCGAACAGGGCGACCAGACGTGCTACTGCGTCGATCAGCTCATGGCGACCTATCGCGAAATCGCCGCCCTCCAGCGTGAACACGACCGGGAAGCGCTTACGTCCGCGCTCGAATCCATGCGTGAGAAGATTACGGAGTGGCAGGTCTCGTACGACGTCGAAACCCCGGGCGAGCTCCGTGCGAGTATCGCCGACCTCGACGACGCCGAGGAAATCGAAACGCGCCGAGAGACGGCCGCCGAGTGGGAGCACCTCGACGAGCGCATCCCCGTCGTTCGCGCCGCCCTCACCGAGTACGACTGGGCGAGCGAGCACGACACAATCCCTGTCTGA
- a CDS encoding iron transporter, translating to MRRRRLLGALSAAGAAGLAGCTDLFDLRPSQRAAPPLVEDRPDAVYYPTHVEGMQMSGMAKASGYACAFAYTYPHRFWLLTGTHTNTVEIADDDTMHVMPVVWHAASGRMLTDVSLNVTAMRDGEEVVSNRPWPMLSQPMGWHFGDNVSLPGDGTYDVTVDVGEPATRRTGALRNPPSLSFDFTLDYSTRKLNEVSFTRLSEKQGTRGAVDHMEMGMLPSSRAPAPSALPGTALGSASTGDAVVVATVLDDATRFGGSDSQSYLAVSPRTPYNRYPLPRMGLSATIAGETRDLTETLDPALGSHYGVVLDAPPRAVTLHVDTPPQFARHEGYETAFIEMPDRTLGE from the coding sequence ATGCGTAGACGCCGACTCCTCGGCGCGCTCTCCGCCGCGGGCGCGGCCGGCCTCGCCGGCTGCACGGACCTCTTCGACCTCCGACCGAGCCAGCGCGCCGCCCCGCCGCTCGTCGAGGACCGCCCGGACGCCGTCTACTACCCGACGCACGTCGAAGGAATGCAGATGAGCGGCATGGCGAAAGCATCCGGGTACGCCTGCGCGTTCGCCTACACCTACCCGCATCGCTTCTGGCTCCTCACCGGCACCCACACGAATACGGTCGAAATCGCCGACGACGACACGATGCACGTCATGCCCGTCGTCTGGCACGCAGCGTCCGGGCGGATGCTCACCGACGTCAGCTTGAACGTCACCGCCATGCGCGACGGCGAGGAGGTCGTGTCGAATCGCCCGTGGCCGATGCTCTCCCAGCCGATGGGCTGGCACTTCGGCGACAACGTCTCCCTCCCCGGGGACGGCACCTACGACGTCACGGTCGACGTCGGCGAACCCGCTACTCGCCGTACCGGCGCGCTCCGAAACCCGCCGTCGCTCTCCTTCGACTTCACCCTCGACTACAGCACCAGAAAGCTCAACGAGGTCTCCTTCACTCGCCTCTCCGAGAAGCAGGGGACGCGCGGCGCGGTCGACCACATGGAGATGGGGATGCTCCCCAGCAGTCGCGCCCCCGCGCCGTCCGCGCTCCCCGGCACTGCTCTCGGCTCCGCCAGCACCGGCGACGCCGTCGTCGTCGCCACCGTCCTCGACGACGCCACCCGCTTCGGCGGAAGCGACTCACAGTCCTACCTCGCTGTCTCCCCCCGAACGCCCTACAACCGCTACCCGCTCCCCCGCATGGGCCTCTCCGCCACCATCGCTGGTGAGACCCGCGACCTCACCGAAACCCTCGACCCCGCCCTCGGCTCCCACTACGGCGTCGTCCTCGACGCACCCCCGCGAGCGGTCACCCTCCACGTCGACACCCCGCCCCAGTTCGCCCGCCACGAAGGCTACGAAACCGCCTTCATCGAGATGCCCGACCGAACCCTCGGCGAGTGA